The Polyodon spathula isolate WHYD16114869_AA chromosome 23, ASM1765450v1, whole genome shotgun sequence genome has a window encoding:
- the pdrg1 gene encoding p53 and DNA damage-regulated protein 1, which produces MHPCFPSRRCLCGGFVSGNMMDSEKVLQYLCEVEEAAEEVLADRQQIVDLDIKRNRNREALRALQGDREQADKVKVCFGNMFIKLPRTKTKEMIQKDQKQLDKEICDLRNQLKAKVNRLNDLQGKPELRGFNLAPLTKEELQAVNMQLRR; this is translated from the exons ATGCATCCTTGTTTCCCTTCTCGGAGATGTTTGTGTGGTGGCTTCGTTTCCGGAAATATGATGGACTCTGAAAAGGTGTTACAGTACCTGTGTGAAGTGGAGGAGGCAGCCGAAGAGGTTTTAGCAGATAGACAGCAG ATTGTGGATCTGGACatcaaaagaaacagaaacagggAGGCACTGAGAGCGCTGCAAGGTGACAGAGAGCAGGCTG acaaGGTGAAGGTTTGCTTTGGGAACATGTTCATTAAGCTACCTAGAACAAAGACCAAAGAGATGATTCAAAAAG ACCAGAAACAGCTTGATAAGGAGATTTGCGATCTAAGAAACCAACTGAAAGCGAAAGTGAATCGACTGAACGATTTGCAAG GCAAGCCAGAACTCCGGGGTTTCAACCTCGCCCCACTCACGAAAGAGGAGCTGCAGGCTGTTAACATGCAACTCAGAAGATGA